A section of the Nitrospinota bacterium genome encodes:
- a CDS encoding acylphosphatase, producing MDIDAVHIVVCGRVQGVCYRNSARVRALELKLVGWVRNCPDGTVEIHAQGDRKNLDKFIEWCGKGPPAADVTGLDAVPVARAGMETFLIR from the coding sequence ATGGATATTGATGCAGTTCATATTGTCGTCTGTGGTCGGGTACAGGGCGTATGCTACCGCAACAGTGCCAGGGTCCGTGCCCTGGAATTGAAGCTTGTCGGTTGGGTCCGAAACTGCCCCGATGGAACGGTGGAAATTCATGCCCAAGGGGATCGGAAAAACCTGGACAAGTTCATCGAATGGTGTGGAAAGGGGCCGCCCGCGGCAGATGTGACAGGGCTCGATGCGGTTCCGGTTGCCCGAGCGGGGATGGAAACATTTTTGATCCGATAA
- a CDS encoding ChaN family lipoprotein, translating to MNQTPVHLAIKITLGALFLFWLLSYTQSAKAEEYAVPHSGSPYRDVNQLEIDQILHIPTGIAVTKDQMIEAISGSRVIYIGETHDNLEAHRAQLEVLEQLTKKFPGKITVGMEMFRRSAQPDLDRWHRGDLPQPEFKKLFQANWGPGYALYQPLFDFARENSIPIIGLKSSRETEDRFRKRESNTDSENFPELDENDIYHKSFSMSIFGGHNDHAEALIKPYQMLLLWEETMARTVADFLQDEATRDSKLVVLAGGFHVQYGFGIPKRAFRRIPHAYSIILPTVTELPEELKDREMQVKHVSIPLYSADYAWRLEYKVLPDNKVKLGVQLKEKDSGVNVVHVGENSNAQQAGIQVGDVLLAINGKNLAGVDDLIGRLQTFNLGDRAVVRLKRGEEELEVDILLQGANP from the coding sequence ATGAATCAAACTCCTGTCCATCTCGCCATCAAAATCACCCTGGGCGCCCTGTTTCTGTTCTGGTTGCTGTCCTATACCCAAAGTGCGAAAGCAGAGGAATACGCCGTTCCTCATTCGGGGTCTCCCTACCGGGATGTGAATCAGCTGGAGATAGATCAAATCCTGCATATTCCCACCGGAATTGCTGTGACTAAGGATCAGATGATTGAGGCTATTTCCGGGTCTCGCGTCATTTACATCGGAGAAACCCACGATAACCTGGAAGCGCATCGCGCCCAACTGGAAGTGCTTGAGCAACTGACCAAAAAATTTCCTGGGAAAATCACCGTTGGTATGGAAATGTTTCGCCGCTCGGCTCAGCCCGACCTGGACCGTTGGCATCGGGGCGATTTGCCGCAACCTGAGTTTAAAAAACTGTTTCAAGCCAATTGGGGGCCGGGATACGCGCTTTACCAGCCACTCTTTGATTTTGCCAGGGAAAACTCCATTCCCATCATCGGACTCAAATCTTCAAGAGAAACAGAAGACCGATTTCGCAAAAGGGAATCGAACACCGATTCTGAGAATTTTCCCGAGCTGGACGAAAATGACATTTACCACAAATCTTTTTCCATGTCGATCTTTGGCGGCCATAACGATCACGCCGAAGCTCTGATTAAACCCTACCAGATGCTGCTTCTCTGGGAAGAGACGATGGCCCGGACGGTTGCCGATTTCCTGCAAGATGAGGCCACCCGCGACTCGAAGCTGGTGGTCCTCGCCGGAGGGTTCCATGTGCAATACGGGTTTGGAATTCCCAAGAGAGCTTTTCGCCGGATTCCACACGCCTACTCCATCATCCTTCCCACGGTGACTGAATTGCCGGAGGAACTCAAGGATCGGGAAATGCAGGTAAAACATGTCTCCATCCCCCTCTATTCGGCAGATTACGCCTGGAGGCTGGAGTACAAGGTATTGCCTGACAACAAGGTAAAACTGGGTGTTCAGCTCAAGGAGAAAGACTCAGGGGTCAACGTTGTGCATGTGGGGGAAAATTCCAACGCCCAACAGGCCGGAATCCAGGTGGGCGATGTGCTTTTGGCCATAAATGGAAAAAACCTTGCAGGAGTCGATGACCTGATCGGCCGACTGCAAACCTTCAACCTTGGCGATCGTGCAGTGGTTCGTCTTAAGCGTGGAGAAGAGGAGTTGGAAGTGGACATCCTGTTGCAGGGAGCCAATCCCTGA
- the rpsU gene encoding 30S ribosomal protein S21 has protein sequence MEVIVYQNQVEKALKVLKRQMTKEGLLKELKRRRFYEKPSVKKKRKQKEAKKKRKAALRRRRTFSM, from the coding sequence TTGGAAGTAATAGTCTATCAAAATCAGGTCGAAAAAGCCTTGAAAGTGCTTAAGCGGCAAATGACGAAAGAAGGACTGCTGAAAGAACTAAAGCGAAGAAGGTTTTATGAAAAGCCTTCCGTCAAGAAGAAGCGCAAACAGAAAGAGGCTAAAAAGAAAAGAAAAGCGGCTCTTAGAAGACGACGAACCTTTTCAATGTAA
- a CDS encoding ABC transporter ATP-binding protein, whose protein sequence is MIKIENLVKKYQSVVAVDHLNLEVPKGQLFGFLGPNGAGKTTTIKLLMGLLKPSSGSITLGGVNIHEDPVKAKAMVGYIPDRPYIYEKLTGMEYLEFIADLYSIEKKIVRSRAMKFLEFFDLKDVAHELIEGYSHGMKQKLVISGALIHSPEIVVVDEPMVGLDPRGARQVKDLFRDLCQEGTTLFMSTHSLGIAEAMCHRVGIILKGKMLSDGSVEDLRKQAQQEHGDLEEIFLKLTGDNDMQSLIESLKEQ, encoded by the coding sequence GTGATTAAAATTGAAAATCTGGTAAAAAAGTATCAATCCGTTGTGGCGGTGGACCACTTGAATCTGGAAGTTCCCAAAGGCCAGTTGTTTGGGTTTCTGGGGCCGAACGGCGCAGGGAAAACCACGACCATCAAACTGTTGATGGGTCTTTTAAAACCCTCCAGCGGTTCCATCACCCTTGGCGGCGTGAATATCCATGAGGACCCTGTCAAGGCGAAGGCAATGGTGGGTTATATTCCCGACCGTCCGTATATTTACGAGAAGCTGACCGGCATGGAATATCTGGAATTCATCGCCGATTTGTATTCCATTGAAAAAAAAATCGTCCGGTCCCGCGCCATGAAGTTCCTGGAATTTTTTGACCTGAAAGATGTTGCCCACGAATTGATAGAAGGTTATTCCCACGGCATGAAGCAGAAGTTGGTTATTTCCGGAGCCTTAATTCACTCCCCTGAAATTGTCGTTGTGGACGAGCCGATGGTGGGGCTGGACCCCAGAGGCGCGCGGCAGGTAAAGGATCTATTTCGCGACTTATGCCAGGAAGGCACCACTTTGTTCATGTCCACCCATTCTTTGGGAATCGCGGAGGCCATGTGCCATCGGGTGGGGATCATCCTTAAAGGGAAAATGCTTTCGGATGGCTCTGTGGAGGATTTACGAAAACAGGCTCAGCAGGAACATGGCGACCTGGAAGAAATCTTCCTGAAACTCACAGGCGATAACGACATGCAATCTCTGATCGAGTCTCTGAAAGAACAGTAA